The nucleotide window GATCCTACACCCCCTGCACAGCCAACTCAGCCAACTAAACCACCGTCGTCGATTCAACCTCCACCACCACCAACAAGGGACCCCCGTTCGTCAAAGTGCGCACTCTTTAGTGTAGGTGCAGTGGTGCTTGTTGTTTTTGCCCTATCATTTTCTCTACTCATAGCGGATTCGCGGGTCAGTGTTATACCAAAACAAACAAAGACGCTTGTTGATGCTCGTTTTGAAGCAGTTCGTAACGCTATTGCAGGGGAATTGACATACGAAGTAATGAATATTGAAATTGTTGCATCTCGAACGGTACCCGCGACAGGGCAAGAGGAAGTTTCCTTAAAATCGTCTGGTACTATCGTTATATATAACAATTACAACTCAAGCAATCAGCGGTTGGTAAAAAACACCCGTTTTGAAACTCCGGAAGGGTTAATTTACCGCATTAATAAGTCTGTTGTGGTTCCTGGTCAGAAAAAAGTGAACGGGAAGACCGTTCCAGGTCAGGTTGAGGCAATAGTATATGCTGATGATCCAGGATCAGCGTACAACATTGGTTTAACAGACTTTACTATTCCAGGATTTGCCGGAGATCCACGATTTGATGATTTTTATGCGCGATCAAAGGAGGCCATGGAAGGAGGATTCGTTGGTATGCAGCCAACAGTGGAGGATGGTATGCTCGAAGTAGTACGGGCAGAAATCAGAGAGTCTTTACAAAAAGAGCTTCTCAATGAAGCGCTCTCACAAAAGCCAGAAAGATTTTATCTATTTGAAGATGCAATGTTTATTACTTATGAATCTCTTCCATACGGAGAAATCAGTGATGGAGCAGAGGTTAAAGAAAAGGGAATTTTGCACGGAGTACTGTTTGATAAAGAACTATTTTCCGGATTTGTAGCGGAAAACACCTTAGCGGGTTTTGACGATGAAATAGTAGAAATAGCAGATATTACCAGTCTGACATTTATAATTGAAGATAAACAAGATGTACTTCCTCTGCAAGATGAAGAATTTTTCTTTACCTTAAGGGGTAATGTGGATATTGTGTGGCAGTTTGATGAAGAAAAGCTTAAGAGCGATTTGTCAGGACGCTCAAAGGATGCTCTCGCAACAATTCTTTCTGGGTATCCAGGCATAGAACAGGCAGAGGTCACATTGAGACCGTTCTGGAAACGTGCTTTTCCTGATAATCCAGAAAAAATACGGGTAGAATTAGTTTTGTCTAAATAATAACTCTCCAGTAATGTTTGAAGCTAAAAACTTGACCACAGGGCTAAAAATCTGGTAGTATACGGAAACTCCCTGGCTTAGTTGTAATGGAAAATCAAAAAGAAATACAAGGAGAAGCCACTGGCACAATCGACGAGGCACTACCGAATACTTTATTTCGCGTAACACTCGAAGGAGGTGAGCAGATATTAGCGTACCTTTCAGGCAAGATGCGAATGTATCGTATAAAAGTACTTGTGGGAGATACGGTAAAAATAACTCTTGATCCATACGGCGGGAGAGGAAGGATAATTAAACGGCTGTAGCATTACGTTTAAAAGTAATGTCGCCACACTATGCTTCACATGTGGCTTTTTGTGTGTGTTGTATTATGGTTTTTATAATATGAATCCCGATAGTGACCGCGGTCGCTCGGGAGGAATAATATAAAAAAGTCAAACAGTCCAATATATATTTATAAGAAAATAATTAAACAGGATTGCATGACCGCGATCTGTCACTATCGGGATGAAAGTAAAAGCTTCCATAAAAAAAATTTGCACAAAATGCAAAATAGTAAAAAGAAAGGGGAAGCTCTATGTTGTTTGCACTACAAACGCAAGACATAAGCAACGGCAAGGATAACAATTTTGCCTACGATTGGGAGTTTGGTTTTCCGAACTTCCAATCGTGGGTGCAAAATGTTACCCTGTTAGATAAATTTTATTTAACAGGGTAATAAAATTCTAAAACTCATGTTTGTTTGCACTCATATTCATTAAGAATTTTTATCATGCGTATTTCGGGAATTACCATACCAGATAATAAACGATTAGAAATAGGACTTACCGCAGTCTATGGCATTGGGCGCTCTCTCTCAGGTGAGATACTTAAAAATGCCAAAGTAAATGTCGGGAAAAAACCAAAAGATCTCTCAGCAAAAGAGGAAGGTGAAATCCGAAAACTTGTTGAGGAACGAAAAATAGAAGGTAACCTACGCAGAGAAGTATCTGGTAACATAAAGAGACTGAAAGACATTCGTTCATATAGAGGCTCACGACATACAAAGAAGCTACCAACACGGGGACAGAGGACCAAAACAAATGCCAGAACACTCAAAGGATCGAAAAAGACTATGGGTTCTGGAAAACGAAAAGTAGATAAAAAATAATGGGAAAGAAGAGAATTATAAAAAAATCGGGTGGTGAAGCTGACAGCGGACTTAAATCCAGGTCGTTGGCACGTCTTCCTAAAAAGAAGATGGAGACAGGTACTTTATATATCAAAGCGACGTACAACAACACACGAGTTATGTTGGCTGATAAGAAAGGCGATTCAATAATATGGTCAACAAGTGGTTCTCTCGGTTTTAAAGGAGCCAAGAAGGGGACACCGTTTGCGGCAGCAAAAGTAGGTGAGTTAGTGGGTGAAAAAGCAGTATTGATGGGAGTTAAAGATGTTGATGTGGTCATTAAAGGAGTGGGAGGAGGCAGAGAGGCGTCATTGCGCGCAT belongs to Patescibacteria group bacterium and includes:
- the infA gene encoding translation initiation factor IF-1, translated to MENQKEIQGEATGTIDEALPNTLFRVTLEGGEQILAYLSGKMRMYRIKVLVGDTVKITLDPYGGRGRIIKRL
- the rpmJ gene encoding 50S ribosomal protein L36, which gives rise to MKVKASIKKICTKCKIVKRKGKLYVVCTTNARHKQRQG
- the rpsM gene encoding 30S ribosomal protein S13 — translated: MMRISGITIPDNKRLEIGLTAVYGIGRSLSGEILKNAKVNVGKKPKDLSAKEEGEIRKLVEERKIEGNLRREVSGNIKRLKDIRSYRGSRHTKKLPTRGQRTKTNARTLKGSKKTMGSGKRKVDKK
- the rpsK gene encoding 30S ribosomal protein S11, whose product is MGKKRIIKKSGGEADSGLKSRSLARLPKKKMETGTLYIKATYNNTRVMLADKKGDSIIWSTSGSLGFKGAKKGTPFAAAKVGELVGEKAVLMGVKDVDVVIKGVGGGREASLRAFSSKGIQVTSIKDATPVPHNGPKAKKPRRV